One genomic window of Actinoalloteichus hoggarensis includes the following:
- a CDS encoding 4-hydroxyphenylacetate 3-hydroxylase family protein, whose translation MADQHDSRENEHGAGSSTRPMTGEEYVDSLRDDREVYLYGERVEDVTTHPAFRNPVRMTARLYDALHDPARRSVLTTATDSGGDGYTHRFFTTPHSAADLVADQRAIAEWSRLSYGWMGRSPDYKASFLGTLGANADFYEPFADNARRWYREAQEKVLYWNHAIVHPPVDRHRPPDEVADVFIHVEKETDAGLIVSGAKVVATASAITHHNFIAHYGLPIKERRFALIATVPMAAAGVKLICRTSYAATAAVMGSPFDHPLSSRLDENDTILVLDRVLIPWENVFVYGDLGKVQMFTARSGFPERFTFHGCTRLAVKLEFLAGLLAKALELTGTRDFRGVQTRLGEVLAWRNLFWGLSDAAARNPVPWRNGSVLPNPEYGMAYRWFMQLGYPRIKEIIQQDVAGGLIYLNSSAEDFKNPEIRPYLDRYLRGSDGSDAVQRVKVMKLLWDAVGSEFGGRHELYERNYAGNHENTRIELLSAQTVNGRIDDYKAFVDACLEEYDLDGWTVPDLSSFDELRRIRHDTLTGGRSNSGERPHPAGFEQSRVDEKEIG comes from the coding sequence ATGGCCGATCAGCACGACAGCCGGGAGAACGAGCACGGAGCGGGCTCGAGCACCCGCCCCATGACGGGTGAGGAGTACGTCGACAGCCTGCGCGACGACCGCGAGGTCTACCTCTACGGGGAGCGCGTCGAGGACGTCACCACGCATCCGGCCTTCCGCAATCCCGTCCGAATGACGGCCCGCCTGTACGACGCCCTGCACGACCCAGCACGACGGTCGGTGCTCACCACCGCGACGGACTCCGGCGGCGACGGCTACACGCATCGGTTCTTCACCACACCGCACAGCGCGGCCGACCTCGTCGCCGATCAGCGGGCGATAGCGGAATGGTCCCGTCTCAGCTACGGCTGGATGGGTCGCTCTCCCGACTACAAGGCGTCCTTCCTCGGCACGCTGGGCGCCAACGCCGACTTCTACGAGCCGTTCGCGGACAACGCACGACGGTGGTACCGCGAGGCACAGGAGAAGGTCCTGTACTGGAACCATGCCATCGTTCATCCGCCGGTGGACCGGCATCGCCCGCCCGACGAGGTCGCCGACGTGTTCATCCACGTCGAGAAGGAGACCGACGCGGGTCTGATCGTCAGCGGCGCGAAGGTCGTCGCGACGGCGTCCGCGATCACCCATCACAACTTCATCGCCCACTACGGACTGCCGATCAAGGAGCGGCGGTTCGCGCTGATCGCGACGGTGCCGATGGCGGCGGCGGGCGTGAAGCTGATCTGCCGGACGTCCTACGCGGCCACGGCCGCGGTGATGGGCAGCCCGTTCGACCACCCGCTGTCCTCCCGCCTGGATGAGAACGACACCATCCTGGTGCTGGACCGGGTCCTGATCCCCTGGGAGAACGTGTTCGTCTACGGCGATCTCGGCAAGGTGCAGATGTTCACCGCGCGTTCCGGTTTCCCGGAGCGCTTCACCTTCCACGGCTGCACGCGGCTGGCGGTCAAGCTGGAGTTCCTCGCAGGCCTGCTCGCCAAGGCGTTGGAGCTGACCGGCACCCGGGACTTCCGAGGAGTGCAGACTCGTCTCGGCGAGGTCCTCGCCTGGCGGAACCTGTTCTGGGGACTGTCCGACGCCGCCGCACGCAATCCCGTGCCGTGGCGCAACGGCTCCGTGCTGCCCAACCCGGAGTACGGCATGGCCTACCGCTGGTTCATGCAGCTCGGCTACCCGAGGATCAAGGAGATCATCCAACAGGACGTCGCCGGGGGGCTCATCTACCTCAACTCCAGTGCGGAGGACTTCAAGAACCCGGAGATCCGGCCGTATCTGGACCGCTATCTGCGCGGTTCCGACGGATCCGACGCGGTCCAGCGCGTCAAGGTGATGAAGCTGCTGTGGGACGCCGTCGGCAGCGAGTTCGGCGGCAGGCATGAGCTGTACGAGCGCAACTACGCGGGCAACCACGAGAACACGCGGATCGAACTGCTCTCCGCCCAGACGGTGAACGGCCGGATCGACGACTACAAGGCCTTCGTCGACGCCTGTCTCGAGGAGTACGACCTGGACGGCTGGACGGTGCCGGACCTGTCCTCGTTCGACGAGCTGCGCCGTATCCGGCACGACACGCTCACCGGTGGACGGTCGAACTCCGGTGAGCGCCCCCACCCCGCAGGCTTCGAGCAGAGCCGCGTCGACGAGAAGGAGATCGGATGA
- a CDS encoding phosphopantetheine-binding protein translates to MSGEGVEESRATEIAHRVGAIWRDVLGADTQATFFELSGQSISAVRIAARIEDELGITVDIGELFEDPTGEAFARAVAARAAEAPSDRQH, encoded by the coding sequence ATGAGCGGCGAAGGGGTCGAGGAGTCCCGGGCCACCGAGATCGCGCACCGGGTCGGGGCGATCTGGCGCGATGTGCTCGGTGCGGACACGCAGGCCACGTTCTTCGAACTGTCGGGTCAGTCGATCTCCGCCGTGCGGATCGCGGCGCGGATCGAGGACGAACTGGGCATCACCGTGGACATCGGTGAACTCTTCGAGGACCCGACCGGCGAGGCGTTCGCCCGCGCGGTCGCGGCGCGGGCGGCCGAGGCGCCGAGCGACCGACAGCACTGA
- a CDS encoding condensation domain-containing protein, with protein sequence MSISRTTRPQTGPFEDRVPLSVQQEFLCMWDKGDEMGPFGPSYHIVDGWRLHGAVDVEALRAALDDVVARHEALRTIIQREGERCQRIHPPSSPELTVLDLPGGEASREQRAEELLNELAAGSSNARRLPLLRAVLGRFDARDAVLALVAHHTAVDAWSMQVIMRDLIRCHAARAAGTEPDLPPATQYREYTRRQRDGGRRADSASVRQFWRETLRGGHALALPTDRARSAEPVFSTAWYRFAFGPELAAATERTAVALRSSPFMVLLAAFAVLVRHTTGATDVVIPTFTPGRDQARFHDAVGSFFNCLPIRVDLRDCRSFLDVVAETRARALRAYSHEIPLMDVIAEVPDLMSRTQVDGLASCVFQVIQTPHTMRSEQVGDVTVSAIRRKTLSQAKGSDIPDGLLLCLELDPAGGLIGELGYSRNLYDLATVRGLTSRLEALLSRLLGDPAAPIDGG encoded by the coding sequence ATGAGCATCTCCAGGACGACACGTCCGCAGACGGGTCCGTTCGAGGACCGAGTTCCCCTGTCGGTGCAGCAGGAGTTCCTCTGCATGTGGGACAAGGGCGACGAGATGGGCCCCTTCGGCCCGAGCTACCACATCGTGGACGGCTGGCGGCTGCACGGGGCGGTGGACGTCGAGGCCCTCAGAGCCGCCCTCGACGACGTGGTGGCCCGACACGAGGCACTGCGCACGATCATCCAGCGCGAAGGCGAGCGGTGTCAGCGGATCCATCCGCCGAGTTCACCGGAGCTGACGGTGCTCGACCTTCCCGGGGGCGAGGCGTCCCGCGAACAGCGAGCCGAGGAGCTGCTCAACGAGCTCGCCGCGGGATCGTCGAACGCACGTCGCCTCCCGCTGCTGCGCGCTGTGCTGGGTCGCTTCGACGCGCGGGACGCGGTGCTGGCCCTCGTCGCTCACCACACCGCGGTGGACGCCTGGTCGATGCAGGTGATCATGCGTGATCTGATCCGCTGCCATGCGGCACGGGCGGCGGGCACCGAACCAGACCTGCCGCCCGCGACGCAGTACCGGGAGTACACCCGCAGGCAACGGGACGGCGGACGCCGCGCGGACTCCGCCTCCGTCCGACAGTTCTGGCGGGAGACGTTGCGGGGCGGGCACGCCTTGGCCCTGCCCACGGACCGGGCACGCTCGGCCGAACCGGTGTTCTCCACCGCCTGGTATCGCTTCGCGTTCGGCCCCGAACTCGCGGCGGCGACCGAACGGACCGCCGTCGCGCTGCGGAGCTCGCCGTTCATGGTGCTCCTGGCCGCGTTCGCCGTCCTCGTCCGCCACACGACGGGCGCGACCGATGTCGTGATCCCGACTTTCACACCCGGCCGCGATCAGGCACGTTTCCACGACGCGGTCGGCTCGTTCTTCAACTGCCTGCCGATCAGGGTGGACCTCCGTGACTGCCGTAGCTTCCTGGACGTGGTCGCCGAGACCAGAGCACGCGCTCTGCGTGCCTATTCGCACGAGATCCCCCTGATGGATGTGATCGCCGAGGTTCCCGACCTGATGAGTCGAACCCAGGTCGACGGGCTCGCCTCCTGTGTGTTCCAGGTGATCCAGACACCGCACACCATGCGGTCGGAGCAGGTCGGCGACGTGACGGTCTCGGCCATCCGCCGGAAGACGCTGTCGCAGGCGAAGGGATCGGACATCCCCGACGGACTGCTGTTATGTCTGGAACTCGATCCCGCAGGGGGTCTCATCGGCGAGCTGGGTTACAGCCGGAATCTGTACGACCTGGCCACGGTGCGCGGCCTGACCTCCCGGCTGGAGGCTCTGCTTTCCCGGTTGCTCGGCGACCCGGCCGCGCCGATCGACGGGGGATGA